One Cyprinus carpio isolate SPL01 chromosome A16, ASM1834038v1, whole genome shotgun sequence genomic region harbors:
- the LOC109047669 gene encoding SH3 domain-binding protein 5-like, whose amino-acid sequence MDSSDKENRSDEEFESPEEEEVDPRIQGELEKLNQSTDDINRCETELEDARQKFRSVLMEATLKLDELVKKIGKAVEESKPYWEARRVARQTQLEAQRSTQDFQRATEVLRAAKETIALAEQRLLEDDKRQFDSAWQEMLNHATQRVMEAEQIKTRSELLHKETAAKYTAAISHMKQLEKKLKRTINKSKPYFEMKAKYYLQLEQLKKNVDDLQTKLTQAKGEYKSALRNLEMISDEIHERRRSLGIGPRERGVGAEGDGGFGEDLSGFKLESDGISMASGSYEDENCSTSAMSMEDSETQSNSSISSGPNSPLDLPCPFSSSSSASGSPTSTSPTRSSRPCSLDLPSTVSLSDFSLMSPILGPRSECSGASSPECDLERGDRAEGAEAVLDNVLNNNSNTKTTFGLDSRFCLLSLKLSQNESRKNIGGDPLGLAQHTAPVTILLDGM is encoded by the exons atggacagcTCAGACAAGGAGAACAGGTCGGATGAAGAATTTGAATCACCCGAGGAAGAAGAGGTGGACCCGAGAATCCAG GGAGAGCTTGAGAAGCTGAATCAGTCCACAGATGACATCAACAGATGTGAAACTGAGCTTGAG GATGCCAGGCAAAAGTTTCGCTCTGTGCTGATGGAAGCCACTCTAAAGTTAGACGAGCTGGTGAAGAAGATTGGGAAAGCGGTGGAGGAATCAAAACCGTACTGGGAGGCCCGGCGGGTGGCACGGCAG ACTCAGCTGGAAGCACAGAGATCCACACAAGACTTCCAGAGGGCCACAGAAGTACTGCGGGCGGCCAAAGAGACCATCGCCCTGGCTGAACAGAGGCTGTTGGAGGATGATAAGCGGCAGTTTGACTCGGCCTGGCAGGAGATGCTCAACCACGCAACACAGCGA GTGATGGAGGCCGAGCAGATAAAAACACGCAGTGAGCTACTGCACAAGGAAACTGCTGCTAAATACACTGCCGCCATTAGTCATATGAAACAGCTGGAGAAGAAGCTCAAACGCACCATCAACAAGTCTAA GCCCTACTTTGAAATGAAGGCAAAATATTACTTGCAGCTTGAG CAACTGAAGAAGAATGTGGATGACCTCCAGACCAAGCTGACACAGGCTAAAGGGGAATACAAGTCAGCCCTGAGAAACCTGGAGATGATCTCTGATGAGATCCATGAGCGCAGACGCTCCTTAGGCATAGGCCCGCGGGAGAGAGGCGTGGGGGCAGAGGGTGATGGTGGTTTTGGTGAAGACTTGTCTGGCTTTAAATTGGAGTCTGATGGAATTTCAA TGGCATCTGGGTCCTACGAGGATGAAAACTGCAGCACCAGTGCCATGTCCATGGAAGACTCAGAGACTCAGTCCAACAGTAGCATCAGTTCTGGGCCGAACAGCCCTCTGGACTTGCCCTgtcctttctcctcctcctcatctgcCTCTGGCTCTCCGACCTCCACCTCTCCTACCCGTTCCTCTCGCCCCTGCAGTCTGGACCTGCCCAGCACCGTCTCTTTGTCTGACTTTAGCCTGATGTCTCCCATCCTCGGCCCACGCAGTGAATGCAGCGGCGCCTCCTCCCCTGAGTGTGACCTAGAGAGAG GTGACAGAGCAGAAGGTGCCGAGGCTGTATTGGACAACGTTCTCAATAACAATAGCAACACCAAAACAACCTTTGGCCTAGATAGCCGTTTCTGCCTGCTGTCTCTAAAACTTAGccaaaatgaaagcagaaaaaacATTGGCGGAGACCCCCTGGGTCTGGCTCAGCACACCGCCCCAGTCACAATCCTGCTTGATGGGATGTGA
- the LOC109047661 gene encoding calpain-7-like isoform X1, protein MDCTALELDAINFAKSAVLHDQKGKYNEAVFYYKEAAQALIYAGMAGSKLESIQDKVNEYLDRVQALLNAVQAQSTDPLKSKHQLDLERAYFLVTQAFEEDEKENTDEAIELYTQAVELCIQASNETSDQALQGKLKQLARQALDRAEGLKDSLSKQANQDKPVFSASKGPAQVRQFFPLGPDFSLHDKSQPVRTVQSSEPQGQRYTAEEIEVLRKTSKINGIEYVPFMSVDLRERFAFPVPFSDKCGKLALSPKQKAIFSRWVRPDDICNNPTMIYTVSSFSIKQTVVSDCSFVASLAISAAYERRYNKKLITSIIYPQNRKGEPEYNPCGKYMVKLHINGVPRKVIIDDFLPVDRNGELLCSYSSNRNELWVSLIEKAYMKVMGGYDFPGSNSNIDLHALTGWIPERIAMHSDNQSFNKDDTFRMLYQRFHRGDVLITTATGVMTEEEGEKWGLVPTHAYAVLDIREYKGKRFLQLKNPWSHLRWKGRYSERDEKNWTPDLLKYLNFDPKTAQKFDNGVFWIIWEDLCQYYDVIYLSWNPALFKESSCIHSSWDGKQGPVKDVYSLANNPQYKLEVQCPQGGAAVWVLLSRHITDKDDFAQNREFITLVVYKTNGKKVYYPAEPPPYIDGIRINSPHYLTKIKLTSPGTHAFTLVVSQYEKQNTINYTLRVYSVCKFNFSKIPTPFTHTKRINGQWKGASAGGCGNYRDTFKNNPIYQFNMDKAGPLLIELRGSRQYSVGFEVVTVSTAGESGSSEKRGSGDYRCGFCYMEVENLPAGIYNVIPTTFLPKQEGPFFLDFSSATPLRVSQLQ, encoded by the exons ATGGATTGTACAGCTCTTGAACTCGATGCCATTAATTTTGCCAAATCAGCTGTACTGCATGATCAGAAGGGGAAATACAATGAAGCTGTCTTCTACTATAAG GAGGCTGCCCAGGCTCTCATCTATGCAGGCATGGCTGGATCCAAACTAGAGAGCATCCAAGACAAGGTGAACGAGTACCTGGACAGAGTACAGGCTCTACTCAATGCCG TTCAAGCACAGAGCACTGACCCTCTGAAGAGTAAGCATCAGCTGGATCTGGAGAGGGCGTACTTCCTGGTGACACAGGCTTTTGAAGAAGATGAGAAGGAGAATACGGATGAGGCCATTGAGCTCTATACACAGGCTGTGGAGCTGTGTATTCAAGCG TCCAATGAGACGTCAGATCAAGCACTGCAGGGGAAACTGAAGCAGCTTGCTCGGCAGGCTTTGGACAG ggCAGAGGGACTGAAAGACTCTCTTAGTAAACAAGCGAATCAGGACAAGCCTGTCTTCTCAGCATCCAAAGGCCCTGCTCAGGTGAGGCAGTTCTTTCCACTGGGCCCAGACTTCTCCCTTCATGACAAATCACAGCCGGTCCGAACAGTGCAGTCCAGTGAGCCGCAGGGTCAACGTTACACAGCGGAGGAGATTGAGGTGCTCAG gaaGACCTCCAAGATAAATGGAATTGAATATGTTCCATTCATGAGTGTTGACCTGAGGGAACGTTTTGCTTTTCCTGTTCCATTCTC GGACAAATGTGGAAAACTGGCTCTGTCACCGAAGCAGAAAGCCATATTCTCACGCTGGGTTCGACCTGATGACATCTGCAATAACCCCACCATGATCTACACTGTGTCCAGCTTCAGCATCAAGCAG ACGGTTGTGTCAGACTGTTCCTTCGTTGCCTCATTGGCCATCAGTGCAGCATATGAGAGACGTTACAACAAAAAGTTAATCACAAG CATCATCTACCCACAGAACAGGAAAGGAGAGCCAGAGTATAACCCTTGTGGGAAGTACATGGTGAAACTGCACATTAACGGCGTGCCGAGAAAG GTGATTATTGATGATTTCCTCCCGGTGGATCGCAATGGCGAGCTGCTTTGCTCCTACTCCAGTAACCGCAATGAACTTTGGGTGTCGCTCATTGAGAAGGCTTACATGAAGGTCATGGGAGGATACGATTTCCCAGGCTCCAATTCT AATATTGATTTGCACGCTCTCACTGGCTGGATCCCAGAGCGTATCGCTATGCACTCAGACAATCAGTCCTTTAACAAAGATGACACTTTCCGCATGCTTTACCAGAG GTTTCACAGAGGCGATGTACTCATCACCACGGCAACAGGGGTCATGACTGAGGAGGAGGGGGAGAAGTGGGGTTTAGTTCCCACACATGCATACGCTGTCCTAGACATCAGGGAATACAAG GGTAAACGCTTCCTCCAGCTGAAGAACCCATGGAGCCATCTCAGGTGGAAAGGGCGATATAGCGAACGTGACGAAAAGAACTGGACACCAGATCTTCTCAAATACCTCAATTTTGACCCCAAAACTGCACAGAAGTTTGACAATG GTGTATTTTGGATCATCTGGGAAGACTTGTGCCAGTATTACGACGTCATCTATTTGAGCTGGAATCCAGCACTGTTTAAAGAATCCTCATGTATTCACAG TAGCTGGGATGGCAAACAGGGACCAGTGAAAGATGTCTACAGTCTGGCCAATAATCCTCAGTACAAGCTGGAAGTGCAGTGTCCTCAAGGGGGCGCTGCAGTATGGGTCCTGCTCAGCAGACACATCACTGACAA GGATGACTTTGCTCAAAACCGGGAGTTTATTACTTTAGTAGTTTACAAGACCAATGGAAAGAAAGTCTATTATCCAG ctgaaccTCCTCCCTACATTGATGGCATCAGGATCAACAGTCCTCACTACTTAACCAAGATCAAGCTGACTAGTCCTGGAACTCACGCCTTCACACTGGTGGTCTCTCAGTATGAGAAACAAAACACCATCAACTACACACTACGG GTGTACTCGGTATGCAAGTTTAATTTCTCCAAAATCCCAACACCCTTCACCCACACCAAAAGA ATAAATGGCCAGTGGAAGGGGGCCAGTGCAGGAGGTTGTGGAAACTATAGAGATACCTTCAAGAACAACCCCATATACCAGTTCAACATGGACAAAGCAGGCCCTCTGCTTATCGAACTCCGTGGCTCCAG GCAGTACAGCGTGGGCTTTGAGGTGGTGACCGTATCTACTGCAGGGGAATCTGGATCATCAGAAAAAAGAGGGAGTGGAGATTACAG ATGCGGTTTCTGTTATATGGAGGTCGAGAACTTGCCTGCCGGGATTTACAATGTCATCCCCACTACCTTCCTGCCCAAACAGGAAGGCCCGTTCTTCCTGGACTTCAGCAGTGCCACTCCACTGCGGGTTTCTCAGCTGCAATAA
- the LOC109047661 gene encoding calpain-7-like isoform X2, protein MAGSKLESIQDKVNEYLDRVQALLNAVQAQSTDPLKSKHQLDLERAYFLVTQAFEEDEKENTDEAIELYTQAVELCIQASNETSDQALQGKLKQLARQALDRAEGLKDSLSKQANQDKPVFSASKGPAQVRQFFPLGPDFSLHDKSQPVRTVQSSEPQGQRYTAEEIEVLRKTSKINGIEYVPFMSVDLRERFAFPVPFSDKCGKLALSPKQKAIFSRWVRPDDICNNPTMIYTVSSFSIKQTVVSDCSFVASLAISAAYERRYNKKLITSIIYPQNRKGEPEYNPCGKYMVKLHINGVPRKVIIDDFLPVDRNGELLCSYSSNRNELWVSLIEKAYMKVMGGYDFPGSNSNIDLHALTGWIPERIAMHSDNQSFNKDDTFRMLYQRFHRGDVLITTATGVMTEEEGEKWGLVPTHAYAVLDIREYKGKRFLQLKNPWSHLRWKGRYSERDEKNWTPDLLKYLNFDPKTAQKFDNGVFWIIWEDLCQYYDVIYLSWNPALFKESSCIHSSWDGKQGPVKDVYSLANNPQYKLEVQCPQGGAAVWVLLSRHITDKDDFAQNREFITLVVYKTNGKKVYYPAEPPPYIDGIRINSPHYLTKIKLTSPGTHAFTLVVSQYEKQNTINYTLRVYSVCKFNFSKIPTPFTHTKRINGQWKGASAGGCGNYRDTFKNNPIYQFNMDKAGPLLIELRGSRQYSVGFEVVTVSTAGESGSSEKRGSGDYRCGFCYMEVENLPAGIYNVIPTTFLPKQEGPFFLDFSSATPLRVSQLQ, encoded by the exons ATGGCTGGATCCAAACTAGAGAGCATCCAAGACAAGGTGAACGAGTACCTGGACAGAGTACAGGCTCTACTCAATGCCG TTCAAGCACAGAGCACTGACCCTCTGAAGAGTAAGCATCAGCTGGATCTGGAGAGGGCGTACTTCCTGGTGACACAGGCTTTTGAAGAAGATGAGAAGGAGAATACGGATGAGGCCATTGAGCTCTATACACAGGCTGTGGAGCTGTGTATTCAAGCG TCCAATGAGACGTCAGATCAAGCACTGCAGGGGAAACTGAAGCAGCTTGCTCGGCAGGCTTTGGACAG ggCAGAGGGACTGAAAGACTCTCTTAGTAAACAAGCGAATCAGGACAAGCCTGTCTTCTCAGCATCCAAAGGCCCTGCTCAGGTGAGGCAGTTCTTTCCACTGGGCCCAGACTTCTCCCTTCATGACAAATCACAGCCGGTCCGAACAGTGCAGTCCAGTGAGCCGCAGGGTCAACGTTACACAGCGGAGGAGATTGAGGTGCTCAG gaaGACCTCCAAGATAAATGGAATTGAATATGTTCCATTCATGAGTGTTGACCTGAGGGAACGTTTTGCTTTTCCTGTTCCATTCTC GGACAAATGTGGAAAACTGGCTCTGTCACCGAAGCAGAAAGCCATATTCTCACGCTGGGTTCGACCTGATGACATCTGCAATAACCCCACCATGATCTACACTGTGTCCAGCTTCAGCATCAAGCAG ACGGTTGTGTCAGACTGTTCCTTCGTTGCCTCATTGGCCATCAGTGCAGCATATGAGAGACGTTACAACAAAAAGTTAATCACAAG CATCATCTACCCACAGAACAGGAAAGGAGAGCCAGAGTATAACCCTTGTGGGAAGTACATGGTGAAACTGCACATTAACGGCGTGCCGAGAAAG GTGATTATTGATGATTTCCTCCCGGTGGATCGCAATGGCGAGCTGCTTTGCTCCTACTCCAGTAACCGCAATGAACTTTGGGTGTCGCTCATTGAGAAGGCTTACATGAAGGTCATGGGAGGATACGATTTCCCAGGCTCCAATTCT AATATTGATTTGCACGCTCTCACTGGCTGGATCCCAGAGCGTATCGCTATGCACTCAGACAATCAGTCCTTTAACAAAGATGACACTTTCCGCATGCTTTACCAGAG GTTTCACAGAGGCGATGTACTCATCACCACGGCAACAGGGGTCATGACTGAGGAGGAGGGGGAGAAGTGGGGTTTAGTTCCCACACATGCATACGCTGTCCTAGACATCAGGGAATACAAG GGTAAACGCTTCCTCCAGCTGAAGAACCCATGGAGCCATCTCAGGTGGAAAGGGCGATATAGCGAACGTGACGAAAAGAACTGGACACCAGATCTTCTCAAATACCTCAATTTTGACCCCAAAACTGCACAGAAGTTTGACAATG GTGTATTTTGGATCATCTGGGAAGACTTGTGCCAGTATTACGACGTCATCTATTTGAGCTGGAATCCAGCACTGTTTAAAGAATCCTCATGTATTCACAG TAGCTGGGATGGCAAACAGGGACCAGTGAAAGATGTCTACAGTCTGGCCAATAATCCTCAGTACAAGCTGGAAGTGCAGTGTCCTCAAGGGGGCGCTGCAGTATGGGTCCTGCTCAGCAGACACATCACTGACAA GGATGACTTTGCTCAAAACCGGGAGTTTATTACTTTAGTAGTTTACAAGACCAATGGAAAGAAAGTCTATTATCCAG ctgaaccTCCTCCCTACATTGATGGCATCAGGATCAACAGTCCTCACTACTTAACCAAGATCAAGCTGACTAGTCCTGGAACTCACGCCTTCACACTGGTGGTCTCTCAGTATGAGAAACAAAACACCATCAACTACACACTACGG GTGTACTCGGTATGCAAGTTTAATTTCTCCAAAATCCCAACACCCTTCACCCACACCAAAAGA ATAAATGGCCAGTGGAAGGGGGCCAGTGCAGGAGGTTGTGGAAACTATAGAGATACCTTCAAGAACAACCCCATATACCAGTTCAACATGGACAAAGCAGGCCCTCTGCTTATCGAACTCCGTGGCTCCAG GCAGTACAGCGTGGGCTTTGAGGTGGTGACCGTATCTACTGCAGGGGAATCTGGATCATCAGAAAAAAGAGGGAGTGGAGATTACAG ATGCGGTTTCTGTTATATGGAGGTCGAGAACTTGCCTGCCGGGATTTACAATGTCATCCCCACTACCTTCCTGCCCAAACAGGAAGGCCCGTTCTTCCTGGACTTCAGCAGTGCCACTCCACTGCGGGTTTCTCAGCTGCAATAA